The Mesomycoplasma ovipneumoniae genome includes a region encoding these proteins:
- a CDS encoding type I restriction-modification system subunit M, producing the protein MSKITKQQLGAKIWHGVNRLRKNLEAYEYKDYILGLLLYKFLCQKQTEYLISQEFDKDDLYLLDDQLDRSDIDLGNTGVLSWGVVDRKIESLKDKNGFFIQHRNLFDSWVKNKQKFDIKAFQGAFKDFSDGVNEIVNKSKKSSHASLFKGLFSKFETDLAKLAPNAKEQTEVISQLIDTINEIPTTRQQYDVLGFIYEYLIAQFASTAGKKAGEFYTPHEVSDLISRIVAFYLKDRKDISIYDPTSGSGGLLLNIGQEFKKYSDSSITYYAQEIKNETYNLTRMNLIMSNINSDQIYVRRGDTLEDDWPLFENEDTSTYRLLTVDAVVSNPPYSQRWEPKNAGHTEKFEEYGEPPENKADYAFLLHDLYHIKKDGIGAVILPHGVLFRGGREGQIRKKLVEKGQIDAIIGLPGNMFYGTGIETVIIILRKDRFKNDILFVDASNLFVKDGKNNRFAKSHIKKIADIVNYRLETEISKIISFEEIEKNNFNLNISRYVELTGKKEEEHDLFSLVFGSISKKELKRFDSFFLNFPQIKEKMFKENQENSDYYDLLSQDYINIIYNDGDFQDYLESFEAKVRDFIDFFKSKVSDINSIKNINLIKLEKHITEYIFSSLKFPLIDTYDVYQIIIDNFENVKEDLELLRENFPDSGSLDIKEFLNDQIESVDSINQKEKDFRRIKSWKSKLFSNDLIEQKFFPSEFAQLNKVQDQIDQIESEIKELYQIISDEDKTDEIYNDEKNTWIQSGIKKLAKTFKDSKESREKDSFESLIIQINEKYSDIEKVKKDLTNLKNDLTNNSYNQYLNLNEKDFYDLLISKWWEKFIQNFKEKSEEFVDEQISGISEILNKYKHTFVDIQKKVSDLETKMSTFLDELEGNPADMEAIKKLSNILKAN; encoded by the coding sequence ATGAGCAAAATAACTAAACAGCAACTTGGTGCAAAAATTTGACATGGTGTCAATAGGTTGCGAAAAAATCTTGAGGCCTATGAATATAAGGACTATATTTTAGGTTTACTTTTATACAAATTTTTATGTCAAAAACAGACTGAATATTTAATTAGTCAGGAATTTGATAAGGATGATCTCTATCTTTTGGATGATCAATTGGACCGTAGTGATATTGACCTTGGAAATACTGGAGTCTTAAGTTGGGGAGTGGTTGATAGAAAGATAGAGTCATTAAAAGACAAAAATGGATTTTTTATCCAGCATCGCAATTTATTTGATTCTTGAGTCAAAAATAAACAAAAATTTGACATTAAAGCTTTTCAAGGTGCATTCAAGGATTTTAGTGATGGAGTTAATGAAATAGTTAATAAATCTAAAAAGTCTTCTCATGCTTCATTATTTAAAGGTTTATTTTCTAAATTTGAAACTGATTTGGCAAAACTCGCACCAAATGCCAAAGAACAAACTGAAGTCATTTCTCAACTTATTGACACTATCAACGAAATTCCAACCACTAGGCAGCAATACGATGTTCTAGGTTTTATTTATGAGTATTTAATTGCTCAATTTGCCTCAACTGCTGGAAAAAAAGCTGGCGAATTTTATACACCTCATGAGGTAAGTGACTTAATCTCACGAATAGTTGCATTTTATTTAAAAGACCGCAAAGATATTAGTATTTATGATCCAACGAGTGGTTCAGGTGGTTTGCTGTTAAACATCGGTCAAGAATTTAAAAAATATAGCGATAGTTCAATTACTTATTATGCTCAAGAGATTAAAAACGAAACTTATAATTTAACAAGAATGAACTTAATTATGTCAAACATAAATTCCGATCAAATCTATGTTCGTAGAGGGGATACTTTGGAAGATGATTGACCTTTATTTGAAAATGAAGACACTAGCACATATCGATTGCTAACTGTCGATGCTGTTGTCTCAAATCCGCCATATTCTCAAAGATGAGAACCAAAAAATGCCGGTCATACAGAAAAATTTGAAGAATACGGAGAGCCGCCTGAAAACAAAGCAGACTATGCTTTTTTGTTACACGACTTATATCACATAAAAAAAGACGGAATTGGCGCTGTTATTTTGCCTCACGGAGTTTTATTTCGAGGAGGTCGTGAAGGTCAAATTAGAAAAAAACTAGTTGAAAAAGGGCAAATCGACGCTATAATTGGACTTCCAGGTAATATGTTTTATGGAACTGGAATTGAAACAGTTATTATCATTTTAAGAAAAGATCGTTTTAAGAATGATATTCTTTTTGTTGATGCTTCAAATTTATTTGTTAAAGATGGTAAAAATAACCGCTTCGCTAAATCACATATCAAAAAAATTGCTGATATTGTTAACTACCGCCTTGAAACTGAAATTTCAAAAATAATTAGCTTTGAAGAAATAGAAAAAAATAATTTTAATTTAAATATTTCACGATATGTTGAACTAACTGGGAAAAAAGAAGAAGAACATGACCTATTTTCATTAGTTTTTGGCTCAATTAGCAAAAAAGAACTAAAACGTTTTGATAGTTTTTTCCTTAATTTCCCTCAAATCAAGGAAAAAATGTTTAAAGAAAACCAGGAAAACAGCGATTATTACGATTTGCTTTCGCAAGACTATATAAATATTATTTATAATGACGGTGATTTTCAAGATTATCTAGAATCATTTGAAGCTAAAGTACGTGACTTTATTGATTTTTTCAAAAGTAAAGTATCAGATATTAATTCAATTAAGAACATTAACTTAATTAAGCTAGAAAAACATATAACTGAGTACATTTTTTCATCTTTAAAGTTTCCATTAATTGATACTTATGATGTTTACCAAATTATAATTGATAATTTTGAAAATGTCAAGGAAGATTTAGAACTTTTACGGGAAAATTTTCCTGATTCTGGCAGCCTAGATATCAAAGAATTTTTAAATGATCAAATTGAATCAGTTGATAGCATTAATCAGAAAGAGAAAGATTTTCGTAGAATTAAGTCATGAAAATCTAAACTTTTTAGCAATGATTTAATTGAGCAAAAATTTTTTCCAAGTGAATTTGCTCAATTAAATAAGGTTCAAGATCAAATTGATCAAATTGAGTCTGAAATCAAAGAGTTATACCAGATAATTAGTGATGAAGATAAAACTGATGAAATTTATAATGATGAGAAAAACACTTGAATTCAAAGTGGCATTAAAAAATTAGCTAAAACATTTAAAGATTCAAAAGAATCAAGAGAAAAAGATTCTTTTGAATCTTTAATAATTCAAATTAATGAAAAATATTCAGATATCGAAAAAGTAAAAAAAGATTTAACTAATCTAAAAAATGATTTAACTAATAATTCCTACAATCAATATTTGAATTTGAATGAAAAAGATTTTTATGATTTGTTAATTTCAAAATGATGAGAAAAGTTTATTCAAAACTTTAAGGAAAAAAGTGAAGAATTCGTTGATGAGCAAATCTCAGGAATATCCGAAATATTAAACAAATATAAGCACACTTTTGTTGATATTCAAAAAAAAGTTTCTGATTTGGAAACAAAAATGTCTACTTTTTTGGATGAACTTGAGGGAAACCCCGCAGACATGGAAGCCATTAAAAAATTATCTAATATTTTGAAGGCAAATTAA
- a CDS encoding restriction endonuclease subunit S — MSKNSNISKIRVEGFNQPWVKKRLGDVLKHEQSWKYIESSTKYFNYGTPVLTPGKTFVLGYAKDTKNIKKASENSPIILFDDFTTQSRFIDFDFKVRSSALKLLINKNPKDNLYFHYLILQKIKYNVRHHGRHWLPLFVNFTFFQPGWSEQQKISWLFETLENLVNKLEEKMSLLKNLKNGFTNKMFANFSSDFPSIRFRSFKSAWITDQVKNLFELSRGESLTKNQIKTKPVERERERERPRIHLPGLFVANRKSWDFRVL, encoded by the coding sequence ATGTCCAAAAATAGCAATATTTCTAAAATTAGAGTAGAAGGATTTAATCAGCCCTGAGTTAAAAAAAGATTGGGTGATGTTTTAAAACACGAACAATCATGAAAATATATCGAGTCATCAACTAAATATTTTAATTATGGGACTCCGGTTTTAACTCCGGGAAAAACTTTTGTGCTTGGTTATGCAAAAGACACAAAAAATATTAAAAAAGCATCAGAAAATTCACCAATAATTTTATTTGATGATTTTACAACTCAATCTCGGTTTATCGATTTTGATTTCAAAGTTAGAAGTTCTGCGCTTAAATTGTTAATCAATAAAAATCCAAAAGATAATCTTTACTTTCATTATTTAATTTTACAAAAAATTAAATACAACGTAAGACATCATGGACGGCATTGACTTCCTCTTTTTGTTAATTTTACATTTTTTCAACCAGGCTGGTCTGAACAACAAAAAATTTCGTGACTTTTTGAGACACTTGAAAACTTAGTTAATAAACTTGAAGAAAAAATGAGCCTTCTGAAAAATCTTAAAAATGGTTTTACTAATAAAATGTTTGCTAATTTTAGTTCAGATTTTCCTTCAATTAGATTCAGAAGTTTCAAATCTGCATGAATTACTGATCAAGTTAAAAATTTATTTGAACTTTCCCGAGGCGAATCACTAACCAAAAACCAAATAAAAACTAAACCCGTAGAGAGAGAGAGAGAGAGAGAGAGACCGCGGATACATCTACCCGGTTTATTCGTCGCAAACAGAAAATCATGGGATTTTAGGGTATTATAA
- a CDS encoding restriction endonuclease subunit S yields MGYYNQFLAENVITWTTAGVKAGVVNFRKGKFFATGSCGILTSKKYPENEFFAIVIGFQTKKNVTNGIIPSLKIIDMAQIEVKFSQDISEQQKISQLFETFDSLILAYEQKIAYFQKIKKTLLNEMFI; encoded by the coding sequence TTAGGGTATTATAACCAGTTTTTGGCTGAAAATGTAATAACTTGGACTACCGCAGGTGTAAAGGCAGGAGTTGTTAATTTCCGAAAAGGAAAATTTTTTGCAACAGGTTCTTGTGGAATACTTACTTCAAAAAAATATCCTGAAAACGAATTTTTTGCCATTGTAATTGGATTTCAAACGAAAAAAAATGTCACAAATGGCATTATCCCTTCTCTAAAAATTATCGATATGGCTCAAATTGAGGTAAAATTCAGCCAAGACATTAGTGAACAACAAAAAATTTCGCAACTTTTTGAAACTTTTGACTCACTAATTCTTGCGTATGAGCAAAAAATTGCCTATTTTCAAAAAATTAAAAAAACTTTATTAAATGAAATGTTCATTTAG
- a CDS encoding HsdR family type I site-specific deoxyribonuclease, which yields MKNFKSEKEFEQTIVDRLTSPKNGWQGFRDESGHKNGYSVILENVTEEILVKNWKDILFHNNKDVLNNVNLSDEEMEQVIEKIDNCPNFVETNILLTNEYISIKRSNPSLDPEKIGQEVQLKIFSKKDIGIGNNIYQIARQVTFKTTKNDEKRADLMLLFNGMPLIHIELKNQSEKIQSAITQIKNYAKSGFYKRIFKLVQIVVAMKPNEMLYLPNTNDIENINDKNFLKWTDKNNRPINDYLELIDKFFSIPMAHKMIGDYIIADNKEKNLKVLRSYQVHAVEEIIGRRLKRELNFSNNLHECQKGGYVWHSTGSGKTLTSFKLATLILEKELSDIVIFVADRIELVTQTLKSFNNFNSSGKIDVIEAESTENLIDHLSTDSIRQKLIITSIHKQSRITNENFSKKLNKITKKKKIFIFDEAHRTTFGDMFTSILKNMTNSVIFGFTGTPIIEINAKNRVGSDDLGVTTEDNFGPRLHKYTMENAMEDKKVLAFSSEYNFMEHLTSTTLDLVQENVKNKIGITEYRSKFGKNDKQIIDLEEEIFKRYGTTHEKQYKEEVVKDILKLWPNRSNKYFYSAILTVESIESAIKYFEIFRKQIDEQKLNLKVTALFDPSIDSSVDSSNKSRGLDKKEDIEKILQQYNKDFRQSFDYNTHKKFKKDIQDRLKRDNLTKLENGSFEGQLDLLIVVDQLLTGYDSKYINTVYFDRLLKYEHLIQAISRTNRIENNENKPFGNIVFYHRPIFLYEKLTEALKAYAYADPKMADPKKIEVFYEEINKNFRSLQELFSNWKHPDFENVPESIDPNDAKKFVECFIKIKKSLICAEILGFSWKKNKENEKIWLNEEQWKKLNVRIEDVRIEYNNTNPNKEYDEVFNELDNLQPSVLREKIDSSYIQSLFYESNKKITLEEFLVQVQGEITKFLKVDQPFARECFIEMYNDNRGIDINICVDEKRSENSDNEINKFAEQMNIDSKKLKNYINDNNTVDHNDRIERLVEGRLNEEVKENIIKIKNLANTDDNKNKIKKYIHYDVVSEFIKAQKDKLKQ from the coding sequence ATGAAAAATTTTAAAAGTGAAAAAGAATTTGAACAAACAATAGTTGATAGATTAACAAGCCCAAAAAATGGTTGGCAAGGTTTTAGAGATGAATCTGGCCATAAAAATGGCTATAGTGTCATTTTAGAAAATGTTACAGAGGAAATTTTAGTAAAAAATTGGAAGGACATTTTGTTTCATAACAACAAAGACGTACTTAATAATGTTAATCTTAGTGATGAAGAAATGGAACAAGTTATTGAAAAAATTGATAATTGCCCAAACTTTGTTGAAACAAATATATTACTAACTAATGAGTATATTTCCATTAAAAGATCAAATCCATCGCTAGACCCGGAAAAAATTGGCCAAGAAGTACAGCTAAAAATATTTTCAAAAAAAGATATCGGCATAGGAAATAACATTTACCAAATTGCGCGTCAAGTAACATTTAAGACAACAAAGAATGATGAAAAGCGTGCTGATTTAATGCTTTTATTTAACGGGATGCCTTTAATTCATATCGAATTAAAAAACCAATCTGAAAAAATTCAAAGTGCTATAACCCAAATTAAAAATTATGCCAAGAGTGGATTTTATAAAAGAATCTTTAAATTAGTACAAATTGTTGTGGCAATGAAACCTAATGAAATGTTGTATTTGCCAAACACAAATGATATTGAAAATATTAATGATAAAAATTTTTTAAAATGAACTGACAAAAATAATCGTCCTATAAATGATTATTTAGAATTAATTGACAAATTTTTCAGTATTCCAATGGCTCATAAAATGATTGGCGACTATATAATCGCGGATAACAAGGAAAAAAATCTTAAGGTTTTAAGAAGTTATCAAGTTCATGCAGTTGAAGAAATAATTGGCAGGCGATTGAAAAGGGAACTAAATTTTTCTAATAATTTGCATGAGTGCCAAAAAGGTGGGTATGTTTGGCACTCGACAGGATCGGGAAAAACGCTAACTAGTTTTAAATTGGCTACTCTCATTTTGGAAAAAGAGCTTAGTGATATTGTAATTTTTGTTGCTGATCGAATTGAACTCGTCACTCAGACATTAAAATCGTTTAATAACTTTAATTCTTCAGGAAAAATCGATGTTATTGAAGCAGAATCAACGGAAAATTTAATTGATCATCTTTCTACTGATTCTATAAGACAAAAATTAATTATAACTTCAATTCATAAACAATCACGGATAACAAATGAAAATTTCAGTAAAAAGTTAAACAAAATTACAAAAAAGAAAAAAATATTCATTTTTGACGAAGCACACCGAACAACATTTGGCGACATGTTTACTAGTATTCTCAAAAACATGACAAATTCAGTTATTTTTGGCTTCACAGGTACACCAATAATTGAAATAAACGCTAAAAATAGGGTAGGTTCTGATGATCTGGGGGTAACTACCGAAGATAATTTTGGTCCAAGATTGCACAAATACACAATGGAAAATGCTATGGAAGACAAAAAAGTACTAGCATTTAGTTCAGAATACAATTTTATGGAACACTTGACTTCTACAACACTAGACTTAGTTCAAGAAAACGTTAAAAATAAAATCGGAATTACTGAATACCGTTCTAAATTTGGGAAAAATGATAAACAAATTATTGATCTCGAAGAGGAAATTTTCAAGAGATACGGTACAACTCATGAAAAACAATATAAAGAAGAGGTTGTCAAAGATATTTTAAAATTATGGCCTAATCGAAGTAATAAATATTTTTATTCGGCAATCCTAACTGTTGAATCAATCGAAAGTGCTATTAAATATTTTGAAATTTTTAGAAAACAAATTGATGAACAAAAGCTAAATTTAAAAGTTACAGCGCTTTTTGATCCTTCAATTGATTCATCTGTTGATTCGTCAAATAAATCGCGAGGATTGGACAAAAAAGAAGATATAGAAAAAATTTTACAACAATACAACAAAGATTTTCGTCAATCTTTTGATTATAATACACATAAAAAGTTTAAAAAAGATATTCAAGACAGATTAAAGAGGGATAATTTAACTAAGTTAGAAAATGGCAGTTTCGAAGGTCAGTTAGATTTGTTAATAGTTGTTGACCAACTTTTAACAGGTTATGACTCAAAATACATAAACACGGTTTATTTTGATCGACTTCTTAAATACGAACATTTAATTCAGGCAATTTCAAGAACAAACCGCATTGAAAACAACGAAAATAAACCTTTTGGAAATATTGTTTTTTATCACCGACCAATTTTTTTATATGAAAAGCTTACTGAAGCTTTAAAAGCTTATGCTTATGCAGATCCAAAAATGGCAGATCCAAAGAAAATTGAAGTATTTTACGAGGAAATTAACAAGAATTTTAGAAGTTTACAAGAACTTTTTAGTAATTGAAAGCATCCCGATTTTGAGAATGTACCTGAATCTATCGACCCAAATGATGCTAAAAAGTTTGTAGAATGTTTTATAAAAATTAAAAAAAGTTTAATTTGTGCCGAAATTCTCGGATTTAGCTGGAAAAAAAATAAAGAAAATGAGAAAATCTGATTAAATGAAGAGCAGTGAAAAAAGTTAAACGTGAGAATTGAGGATGTTCGAATTGAATATAACAACACCAATCCAAACAAAGAATATGATGAAGTTTTTAATGAATTAGACAATCTTCAACCAAGTGTTTTAAGAGAAAAAATCGATTCTTCATATATTCAAAGTTTGTTTTATGAGTCCAATAAAAAAATAACTTTAGAGGAATTTTTAGTGCAAGTTCAAGGCGAAATTACAAAATTTCTTAAAGTTGACCAGCCATTTGCTAGAGAATGTTTTATTGAAATGTATAATGATAATCGAGGCATTGATATTAATATTTGCGTTGATGAAAAACGGAGTGAAAATTCTGATAATGAAATAAATAAATTCGCTGAACAAATGAATATCGATAGTAAAAAACTTAAGAATTATATTAATGATAATAACACTGTTGATCACAACGACCGAATCGAGAGGTTAGTTGAAGGCAGACTAAATGAAGAAGTAAAAGAAAATATTATCAAAATAAAAAATTTAGCTAATACTGATGATAACAAGAATAAAATCAAAAAATACATCCATTATGACGTAGTTTCGGAATTTATCAAAGCCCAAAAAGATAAACTTAAACAATAA